A region from the Cryptosporangium arvum DSM 44712 genome encodes:
- a CDS encoding CapA family protein: MTSGYRGRWFLLGLPVAVLGVLAVTTTGPGGGSPDASFLRMVPPAASAAPAPTVRFAAVGDVILGSTPKLPPNGGRTFFDDVRRELTGDVVSGNLESPLTDRTVSTKCARRSAGSAGPAGSAGPAGAAGPAGAGVGRAAKARSCYAFRVPPGYARWIGGAGFTVMNVANNHARDYGDAGLTDTVAALRRYGVDHTGPAGVITRRSVHGIRVATVGFSPYAWTNSVLDVPAAAALVRRAAASADLVVVQMHIGAEGADRAHVRRGPESFLGERRGDPIRFAHAVVDAGADLVVGHSPHVLRGLEFYRGRLIAYSLGNFAGYRTLSTAGPLGVGCVLRVALRADGTWAGGTLVGTHLVNGGLPARDPRHRALTLVRTLSTADFGRAAARVSPTGGLAPPA, from the coding sequence GTGACGTCCGGATACCGGGGCCGGTGGTTCCTGCTCGGCCTGCCCGTCGCCGTGCTCGGCGTACTCGCGGTGACCACCACCGGGCCCGGCGGTGGATCGCCCGACGCGTCGTTCCTCCGGATGGTGCCGCCCGCGGCGTCGGCGGCGCCGGCCCCGACGGTGCGTTTCGCCGCCGTCGGCGACGTGATCCTCGGGTCGACGCCGAAGTTGCCGCCGAACGGCGGCCGCACGTTCTTCGACGACGTGCGCCGCGAGCTGACCGGTGACGTGGTGAGCGGCAACCTCGAGTCCCCGCTCACCGACCGGACCGTTTCGACGAAGTGCGCGCGCCGTTCGGCGGGGTCTGCGGGGCCTGCAGGGTCTGCGGGGCCCGCGGGGGCCGCGGGGCCTGCAGGGGCTGGTGTCGGGCGCGCGGCGAAGGCGCGTAGTTGTTATGCGTTCCGGGTGCCGCCGGGGTATGCGCGCTGGATCGGTGGCGCGGGGTTCACGGTGATGAACGTCGCGAACAACCACGCCCGTGACTACGGCGACGCCGGGCTCACCGACACTGTCGCGGCGCTGCGCCGGTACGGCGTCGACCACACCGGGCCGGCCGGTGTGATCACGCGCCGATCAGTGCACGGGATCCGGGTGGCGACGGTCGGGTTCTCACCGTACGCGTGGACGAACAGCGTGCTCGACGTCCCGGCCGCGGCCGCCCTGGTACGCCGGGCCGCCGCGAGCGCCGACCTCGTCGTCGTCCAGATGCACATCGGTGCGGAGGGCGCCGACCGGGCCCACGTCCGGCGCGGCCCGGAGTCGTTCCTCGGCGAACGGCGCGGCGACCCGATCCGGTTCGCGCACGCCGTCGTGGACGCCGGCGCGGACCTCGTCGTGGGGCACAGCCCGCACGTGCTGCGGGGCCTGGAGTTCTACCGGGGGCGGCTGATCGCGTACAGCCTGGGCAACTTCGCCGGTTACCGCACGCTGTCGACGGCCGGACCGCTCGGCGTGGGCTGCGTCCTGCGGGTCGCGCTGCGCGCCGACGGCACCTGGGCCGGCGGGACGCTCGTCGGCACCCACCTGGTCAACGGCGGCCTCCCGGCCCGCGACCCCCGCCACCGCGCACTCACCCTGGTACGCACGCTCTCCACCGCCGACTTCGGCCGCGCCGCCGCCCGCGTCTCCCCGACCGGCGGGTTGGCACCGCCCGCGTGA
- a CDS encoding WD40 repeat domain-containing serine/threonine protein kinase — MSGWSSDSGGAHPGGGSPGEGGPTLTEPQIVEGRSIRLPVGTGPGVRVLLRERISKNTGQATVFTAELLDPLPEAGEPGDPVAIRVVLERRGRPDVLQRMRREQRYATALRHPFLLPVFAQAEMPEFRREFDGTCLALVQVMPLCGEDLEDQVVKSNPPRLTADQILFDLVGIADALHHLHTPTGQRGVLVHRDVKPANILRWDRRSVLGDLGTLRDPQTGNPTGGVGTIPYMPPDEGTSPTPAWDMFSFGVVLAELLTARRPHDVAEKTPLAYLQAHLRHSLRPDLDDLIEAEVGPERGRVVAGLVRRCTDPEPRNRPTAAAARDELLPLLTLDEQLRLHELVAFDTVEALDVIAISALRLYGDQHPVTRSAAERLAATLVASAAGLMEEGRPGRAKDYLERARRIQGALAEGGPTPVEPSTDAPTRQQHWTRTHSDYPAIAAPVSGSAPVSGAAPVSGSAPVSYPVSSHPVSSHPVSSHPVSGNPVSGHPSAGGTAVYGAPYGYPPPGPPAPPKKKKKRTAPLLAGLAVLVVLAVAGAGIYLLRPTGDDDRDVAAPRVTATPLAVGPSPAVQNKFSGHTQWINAVAFSPDGTRIASGSGDSTIRLWNVEDRSQIGEPLTGHTGTVYRVAFSPNNLLASVGGDGAVRLWNTTAGTKVGALTGHAGDAYGVAFSPDGRTIASSGGDKTVRLWDVASQKQIGRPMTGHTDEVYSVAFSPDGKTLASSGADDTIRLWDVATRTPIGDPLKQTPGDIDSIAFSPDGRYVAGGGSDKVVRIWDVEKRSVHQALRGHTDNIYSLAYSPDGRTLATAGIDDTTRLWDLTTGKQIGAPLKGTGDVDAVTFSPDGRLLADGGDEKVVRLWDLDTRPVPTPSN, encoded by the coding sequence ATGAGCGGCTGGTCGAGCGACTCCGGTGGCGCGCACCCCGGTGGTGGCTCGCCGGGCGAGGGCGGCCCCACGCTCACCGAACCGCAGATCGTCGAAGGGCGGTCGATCCGCTTACCGGTCGGCACCGGTCCCGGTGTCCGCGTGCTCCTGCGCGAGCGGATCTCGAAGAACACCGGTCAGGCCACCGTGTTCACCGCCGAGTTGCTCGACCCGCTGCCCGAGGCGGGGGAGCCCGGCGACCCGGTCGCGATCCGGGTCGTGCTGGAGCGGCGCGGCCGGCCCGACGTCCTGCAGCGCATGCGCCGTGAGCAGCGCTACGCCACCGCGCTGCGGCACCCGTTCCTGCTGCCGGTGTTCGCGCAGGCCGAGATGCCGGAGTTCCGCCGCGAGTTCGACGGCACCTGCCTCGCGTTGGTGCAGGTCATGCCGCTCTGCGGGGAGGACCTGGAGGACCAGGTCGTCAAGTCCAACCCGCCGCGGCTGACCGCCGACCAGATCCTCTTCGACCTGGTCGGCATCGCGGACGCGCTGCACCACCTGCACACGCCGACCGGTCAGCGCGGGGTGCTGGTCCACCGCGACGTCAAACCGGCGAACATCCTGCGGTGGGATCGGCGCAGCGTCCTCGGGGACCTCGGGACGCTTCGCGACCCGCAGACCGGCAACCCCACCGGTGGGGTCGGGACGATCCCGTACATGCCGCCCGACGAGGGCACGAGCCCGACACCGGCCTGGGACATGTTCAGCTTCGGCGTGGTGCTCGCCGAGTTGCTGACGGCGCGCCGGCCCCATGACGTCGCCGAGAAGACGCCGCTGGCGTACCTGCAGGCGCACCTGCGGCACAGCCTGCGCCCCGACCTGGACGACCTGATCGAGGCGGAGGTCGGGCCGGAACGTGGCCGGGTGGTGGCCGGGCTCGTGCGGCGGTGCACCGACCCCGAGCCGCGTAACCGCCCGACCGCGGCCGCCGCCCGTGACGAGCTGCTGCCGCTGCTGACCCTCGACGAGCAGCTCCGCCTGCACGAGCTGGTCGCGTTCGACACGGTCGAGGCGCTGGACGTGATCGCGATCAGCGCGCTGCGGTTGTACGGCGACCAGCACCCGGTGACGCGATCGGCGGCCGAGCGGCTGGCGGCGACGCTCGTGGCGTCGGCCGCGGGGTTGATGGAGGAGGGGCGGCCCGGCCGGGCCAAGGACTATCTCGAGCGCGCCCGGCGGATCCAGGGTGCGCTGGCCGAGGGCGGCCCGACACCGGTCGAGCCCTCCACCGACGCACCGACCCGTCAGCAGCACTGGACCCGCACCCACTCCGACTACCCGGCAATAGCGGCCCCGGTGTCCGGCTCGGCCCCGGTCTCCGGAGCAGCCCCGGTCTCCGGCTCGGCCCCGGTCTCCTACCCGGTCTCCAGCCACCCGGTCTCCAGCCACCCCGTCTCCAGCCACCCCGTCTCCGGTAACCCCGTCTCCGGGCACCCGTCAGCCGGTGGAACCGCGGTCTACGGCGCTCCCTACGGCTACCCACCCCCCGGCCCGCCGGCTCCGCCGAAGAAAAAGAAGAAGCGCACCGCCCCGCTCCTCGCCGGCCTCGCGGTCCTGGTCGTGCTGGCCGTCGCCGGCGCCGGCATCTACCTCCTGAGACCCACCGGCGACGACGACCGGGACGTGGCCGCGCCCCGCGTCACCGCCACCCCGCTCGCCGTCGGGCCCTCCCCGGCGGTCCAGAACAAGTTCAGCGGCCACACCCAGTGGATCAACGCGGTCGCGTTCAGCCCCGACGGCACCCGGATCGCGTCCGGGAGCGGTGACAGCACGATCCGGCTCTGGAACGTCGAGGACCGCAGCCAGATCGGCGAGCCGCTCACCGGCCACACCGGCACCGTGTACCGCGTCGCGTTCAGCCCGAACAACCTGTTGGCCTCGGTCGGTGGCGACGGAGCGGTCCGGCTCTGGAACACCACCGCCGGGACGAAGGTCGGCGCCCTCACCGGCCACGCCGGTGACGCCTACGGGGTCGCGTTCTCGCCCGACGGCCGGACGATCGCCTCGTCCGGCGGCGACAAGACCGTCCGCCTCTGGGACGTCGCGAGCCAGAAGCAGATCGGGCGACCGATGACCGGTCACACCGACGAGGTGTACAGCGTCGCGTTCTCGCCCGACGGGAAGACGCTGGCCAGCAGCGGCGCCGACGACACGATCCGGCTCTGGGACGTCGCCACCCGCACTCCGATCGGCGACCCGCTGAAGCAGACCCCCGGTGACATCGACTCGATCGCGTTCAGCCCCGACGGCAGGTACGTCGCCGGCGGCGGTTCCGACAAGGTCGTCCGGATCTGGGACGTGGAGAAGCGGAGCGTGCACCAGGCGCTGCGCGGGCACACCGACAACATCTACAGCCTCGCGTACAGCCCCGACGGCCGCACCCTGGCCACCGCCGGCATCGACGACACCACCCGGCTGTGGGACCTGACGACCGGCAAGCAGATCGGGGCGCCGCTGAAGGGCACCGGCGACGTCGACGCGGTCACGTTCAGCCCGGACGGACGCCTCCTCGCCGACGGCGGCGACGAGAAGGTCGTCCGGCTCTGGGACCTCGACACGCGCCCCGTCCCGACCCCGAGCAACTGA
- a CDS encoding SAM-dependent methyltransferase, with protein sequence MNEADATDRPNPAGIYDYILGGTANSAVDRAAADRALKVLPELGESAWANRGFLQRAVARMADEWGVRQFLDLGAGLPTQRSTHEVLAEHCPDGRVVYVDRDPLAVERGDVLLRGIAGATMVRADIRDVEQVLSAPRTRELVDLELPVGILLVAVTQFLPDEDDPWALVRRYVEAVPPGSYVAISAPTSDKQSERVVGNVRSEMARAGARAVSRSRAEFTRFFEGLEIVPPYPGAEPVVVHVGQWGAEDPEVADDDGSRWFYAAVARKP encoded by the coding sequence ATGAACGAGGCAGACGCGACCGATCGGCCGAACCCGGCCGGGATCTACGACTACATCCTGGGCGGGACCGCGAACTCCGCCGTCGATCGGGCCGCTGCGGACCGGGCGCTGAAGGTGTTACCGGAGCTGGGGGAGTCGGCCTGGGCCAACCGCGGCTTCCTGCAGCGCGCGGTCGCGCGGATGGCCGACGAGTGGGGCGTCCGTCAGTTCCTCGACCTCGGGGCCGGGTTACCGACCCAGCGCAGCACCCACGAGGTGCTCGCCGAGCACTGCCCCGACGGTCGCGTCGTCTACGTCGACCGGGATCCGCTGGCGGTCGAGCGGGGCGACGTCCTGCTCCGCGGCATCGCGGGCGCCACGATGGTGCGGGCCGACATCCGGGACGTCGAGCAGGTGCTGTCCGCGCCGCGCACCCGCGAGCTGGTCGACCTCGAGCTTCCGGTCGGGATCCTGCTGGTCGCCGTCACCCAGTTCCTGCCCGACGAGGACGACCCGTGGGCGCTGGTACGTCGTTACGTCGAGGCCGTTCCGCCCGGTTCGTACGTGGCCATCTCCGCACCCACCAGCGACAAGCAGTCCGAGCGGGTGGTCGGCAACGTCCGGTCGGAGATGGCCAGGGCCGGCGCGCGTGCCGTGTCCCGTTCGCGGGCGGAGTTCACCCGTTTCTTCGAGGGCCTCGAGATCGTGCCGCCGTACCCGGGTGCCGAGCCGGTCGTCGTCCACGTCGGCCAGTGGGGAGCCGAGGATCCCGAGGTCGCGGACGACGACGGGTCGCGATGGTTCTATGCCGCCGTTGCGCGCAAGCCGTGA
- a CDS encoding DUF397 domain-containing protein — translation MTPPRKPTLEELRVDVDAQSWQRSGTGRGVIEVAFVDALEERWVLMRVAGDPDGRVLVYSRFEWECFVDGVRKGEFDDAV, via the coding sequence ATGACCCCGCCGCGGAAGCCGACGCTGGAAGAGCTGCGTGTCGACGTCGATGCGCAGAGCTGGCAGCGGTCCGGCACCGGGCGCGGGGTCATCGAGGTCGCATTCGTCGATGCCCTCGAGGAGCGTTGGGTGTTGATGCGGGTCGCCGGGGACCCGGACGGGCGAGTGCTGGTCTACAGCCGCTTCGAGTGGGAGTGCTTCGTCGACGGCGTCCGTAAGGGCGAATTCGACGACGCCGTGTGA
- a CDS encoding helix-turn-helix domain-containing protein yields MTTLYGPTVAKRRLARRLVELRVENKYTANQVCDKLNWGRGKVGRFEANVWKRPEMSDVRDLLRIYGVPDAEREELEALAMRARDRAWWREYGDVFADDEYAGFESDARCVSLYMPLILPGLLQTSAYTEAHMNVGTKSEQWRARALEARQRRQRVLDDVDVELVAVLTEASLLYHWGTPEERRTQIRHLVAMSLRPNVEIRLLRFSDGPHPGMSSLISIFDFPGDEPGIAFLENDAAVQQLDSRAEVETYKRIFADIRAAALEPMATTVALKQLSDSLP; encoded by the coding sequence GTGACCACCCTGTACGGCCCCACCGTCGCGAAAAGACGGTTGGCGCGCCGGCTGGTCGAGCTACGGGTGGAGAACAAGTACACCGCCAACCAGGTGTGCGACAAGCTCAACTGGGGGCGCGGCAAGGTCGGGCGGTTCGAGGCGAACGTCTGGAAGCGCCCGGAGATGAGCGACGTCCGGGACCTGCTGCGGATCTACGGCGTCCCCGACGCCGAGCGCGAGGAACTCGAGGCGCTCGCGATGCGGGCCCGCGACCGGGCCTGGTGGCGGGAGTACGGCGACGTCTTCGCCGACGACGAGTACGCCGGGTTCGAGTCCGACGCGCGGTGCGTCTCGCTGTACATGCCGCTGATCCTGCCCGGTCTGCTGCAGACGTCGGCCTACACCGAGGCCCACATGAACGTCGGCACGAAGTCCGAACAGTGGCGCGCCCGTGCCTTGGAGGCCCGTCAGCGCCGTCAGCGGGTGCTCGACGACGTCGACGTCGAGCTGGTGGCGGTGCTCACCGAGGCCTCACTGCTCTACCACTGGGGTACGCCGGAGGAGCGCCGCACGCAGATCAGGCATCTGGTCGCGATGAGCCTGCGGCCGAACGTCGAGATCCGGCTGTTGCGTTTCTCCGATGGACCGCACCCGGGCATGAGCAGCCTGATCAGCATCTTCGACTTCCCGGGCGACGAGCCGGGCATCGCCTTCCTGGAGAACGACGCGGCTGTGCAGCAGCTGGACTCCCGGGCCGAGGTGGAGACCTACAAGCGGATCTTCGCCGACATCCGCGCGGCCGCGCTGGAGCCGATGGCCACGACGGTGGCGTTGAAGCAGCTCTCCGACTCGTTGCCGTAA
- a CDS encoding SAM-dependent methyltransferase, translated as MTSMLHAPRSRTPVEVDSFRPSAARMYDYYLGGRNHLAADREAADALLDAVPEVVTAAQQNRAFLRRVVEYAVGQGVTQFLDLGSGYASPGGVPEVACAGDATSRVVAVDIDPGVTAQVGSTARATGVSGRVGAIHADLRDAIGVLEHPVTRRLIDFDRPVAILCLAVLHFVPGELDRVLGPLRRAAPRGSLLAFSHAAASEAPTTTERITRLVYDCTLTPLVLRSEETLTAAVSGLELVDPGIVPVNRWRAPDADAPASTLLGGVARL; from the coding sequence ATGACGTCCATGCTTCACGCACCTCGGTCGCGCACGCCGGTCGAGGTCGACAGCTTCCGGCCCAGTGCGGCCCGGATGTACGACTATTACCTGGGCGGTCGCAACCATCTCGCGGCCGACCGGGAAGCCGCCGACGCACTGCTCGACGCGGTCCCCGAGGTCGTCACAGCGGCCCAGCAGAACCGCGCTTTCCTGCGGCGGGTCGTCGAGTACGCCGTCGGGCAGGGCGTCACACAGTTCCTCGACCTCGGCTCCGGCTACGCCTCGCCGGGCGGGGTACCGGAGGTGGCCTGTGCCGGCGACGCGACGAGCCGGGTCGTCGCGGTGGACATCGATCCGGGCGTCACCGCCCAGGTCGGCTCGACCGCCCGGGCCACGGGGGTGTCCGGGCGGGTCGGGGCCATCCACGCCGACCTGCGTGACGCGATCGGCGTCCTCGAGCACCCGGTCACCCGGCGCCTGATCGACTTCGACCGGCCGGTCGCGATCCTCTGCCTCGCGGTGCTGCACTTCGTGCCGGGCGAGCTCGACCGCGTCCTCGGGCCGCTGCGTCGCGCGGCCCCCCGGGGGAGCCTGCTGGCGTTCTCGCACGCCGCGGCGAGCGAGGCGCCCACCACGACCGAACGGATCACCCGGCTGGTCTACGACTGCACGCTGACGCCGCTGGTGCTGCGCTCGGAGGAGACGCTCACCGCCGCGGTCAGCGGACTCGAGCTGGTCGACCCGGGCATCGTCCCGGTGAACCGGTGGCGCGCCCCGGACGCCGACGCACCGGCGTCCACCCTGCTGGGCGGCGTGGCGCGCCTCTGA
- a CDS encoding DUF397 domain-containing protein, whose amino-acid sequence MNDSPTDLSHAHWRKASRSTGANTGCVEVAANFPVVTAVRDSVRPEDGAHVVPRAAFGAFLDDVKAGRYDL is encoded by the coding sequence ATGAACGACTCCCCGACCGACCTGTCCCACGCCCACTGGCGCAAGGCCTCCAGAAGCACCGGCGCGAACACCGGTTGCGTGGAGGTCGCCGCCAACTTTCCCGTCGTGACCGCGGTGCGCGACAGCGTCCGCCCGGAGGACGGCGCGCACGTCGTACCCCGGGCGGCATTCGGCGCGTTCCTCGACGACGTGAAGGCCGGCCGCTACGACTTGTGA